From Phragmites australis chromosome 5, lpPhrAust1.1, whole genome shotgun sequence, a single genomic window includes:
- the LOC133918372 gene encoding uncharacterized protein LOC133918372, with the protein MGSGNLVMKRVLKPSSFDLDIQFDQSWMEDVTCPICLDFPHNAVLLRCTSYEKGCRPFICDTDQTRSNCLERFKGAHGLPANVKVSSRTVAPLDSIHIISSNANNRPACPLCRGDVIGWFVIDEARLHLNQKKRCCEESSCSYVGNFHELQKHTQQKHPNSCPSEIDPARRVDWDNLQQSSDIIDVLSTIHAQVPNGIVLGDYVIEYGDDEAGDDYEVFHRVRGNWWSSCLFCKAFCRSSGGRRRARTRERRGSGRSSSNRSTHESFTLEVPTRSVDIREHRFDEIDDEYIVTGAMPRVAASRRMASHYRDPRFGHRRSHS; encoded by the exons ATGGGTTCGGGGAATTTGGTAATGAAGAGGGTGTTAAAGCCCAGCTCCTTTGATCTGGACATACAATTTGATCAAAGTTGGATGGAGGATGTTACATGCCCAATCTGTCTGGATTTCCCTCACAATGCAGTCTTACTGAGGTGCACCTCTTATGAAAAGGGTTGTAGACCATTCATATGTGACACGGACCAGACTCGTTCAAATTGCCTTGAGAGGTTTAAAGGTGCTCATGGGCTACCAGCCAATGTGAAAGTCTCATCTCGTACTGTGGCTCCCCTTGATAGCATTCATATCATTTCATCTAATGCAAATAACCGCCCAGCTTGCCCGTTGTGTAGAGGAGATGTGATCGGGTGGTTTGTTATTGACGAGGCTCGCTTGCATCTTAACCAAAAGAAAAGATGCTGTGAAGAGAGCAGCTGTTCATATGTTGGTAACTTCCATGAGCTTCAGAAGCACACCCAACAAAAACATCCAAATTCATGCCCTTCAGAAATTGATCCTGCTCGCCGGGTTGATTGGGATAATTTGCAGCAGTCCTCTGACATAATAGATGTCTTGAGCACAATACATGCACAGGTTCCTAACGGTATAGTTTTGGGAGATTATGTCATCGAGTATGGGGATGATGAAGCTGGAGATGATTATGAAGTTTTCCACAGGGTTAGGGGAAACTGGTGGTCATCCTGTCTTTTTTGCAAGGCATTCTGTAGATCTTCAGGAGGCCgaagaagagcaagaacaagGGAAAGGAGAGGCAGTGGAAGGAGCAGCAGCAATAGATCTACTCACGAAAGCTTTACTCTTGAAGTGCCCACAAGATCTGTTGACATAAGAGAACACAGATTTGATGAAATTGATGACGAGTATATAGTTACAGGGGCCATGCCTAGGGTTGCAGCATCCAGGAGAATGGCCAGTCATTACAG GGATCCCAGATTTGGACACCGGCGTTCTCACTCCTAG
- the LOC133918369 gene encoding uncharacterized protein LOC133918369 isoform X3: MEEYSNRRSKTEIGFLRRGSRIPLRNQSSEERISHNSDGPGNSMRLNPMKTRMADDQERPRYLRDPFKSSSSKVTLASCSKFPLGKFEEKRRQSLSVGVDIAESSSRRKAEVKNLEGSKNNAAEDDIPDALQTETDDFTTEQGQLLPPDHLVSLSAGFSDISAHTVESLVRSASLSSRTHRQKDKELNLGAPGACSSSFTDRSRIPGNSTVGVKPSYGHVSGVQRRGLKNIACTSVPDVQPSGCPFDSIHNRRFEAMRKRASVRESSSRSRSLNGPSNIGHSPLTHIRDTGPRIRTREQPPSQQMMQRSSRNHQDLVVSVRTRRSSPQVTKLRVSEEREDVMLSLNDSSKRNQQSDQSHFSFTETSPESSIRPLSVELPHEIYSSSRRGSNTRTARRRSSSLFEESPPQVFHGPLGERDSQRHITMEGITEVLLALERIEQEAELTYEQLLVLETNLFLGAFATLDQHRGMRMDIDNMSYEEEYMEGEEVGRLPCEHQYHVCCIGQWLRQKNWCPVCKASAVPSMD; the protein is encoded by the exons ATGGAGGAATATTCAAATAGGAGATCTAAAACAGAAATTGGATTTCTCAGAAGGGGTTCCAGAATCCCTTTGAGAAATCAAAGTTCTGAAGAGAGGATCAGTCACAACAGTGATGGACCGGGAAACAGCATGAGACTCAATCCTATGAAAACCAGGATGGCTGATGATCAAGAGAGACCAAGATATTTGCGTGATCCGTTTAAATCTTCAAGCTCAAAAGTTACGCTTGCAAGCTGTTCCAAATTTCCACTTGGAAAGTTTGAGGAAAAGCGAAGGCAGTCTTTGTCGGTAGGTGTTGACATTGCTGAAAGTAGTAGTAGAAGAAAGGCTGAGGTCAAGAATCTGGAGGGTAGTAAGAACAATGCTGCAGAGGACGATATTCCAGACGCTCTGCAAACTGAGACAGATGATTTTACTACTGAACAAGGTCAATTGTTACCACCTGATCATCTAGTTTCGCTTTCTGCTGGTTTTTCAGATATTTCTGCACATACAGTTGAGTCCTTGGTTAGGAGTGCTTCACTAAGTTCTAGGACACATAGACAAAAGGATAAAGAATTGAATTTGGGTGCGCCAGGAGCTTGCTCTTCGTCTTTTACTGATCGGTCTAGAATACCTGGAAATTCTACCGTTGGTGTGAAGCCATCTTATGGTCACGTTAGTGGAGTACAGAGGCGTGGTCTTAAAAACATTGCTTGTACTTCAGTACCTGATGTTCAACCATCAGGTTGCCCATTTGATTCTATTCATAATAGGAGGTTTGAGGCTATGAGAAAGAGGGCTTCTGTCCGGGAAAGCTCTTCCAGATCAAGGAGCTTAAATGGACCGTCCAATATAGGTCATTCACCTCTTACACATATTCGCGATACTGGTCCTCGAATTAGAACGAGGGAACAACCACCTTCTCAACAAATGATGCAAAGAAGCAGCAGAAATCATCAGGATTTGGTAGTGTCAGTAAGGACTAGACGATCTTCTCCTCAGGTCACTAAACTCAGAGTGTCTGAGGAAAGAGAGGATGTCATGCTTTCCCTTAACGACTCATCCAAAAGGAATCAACAGTCAGATCAGTCACACTTTTCTTTCACAGAAACCTCTCCAGAGAGCTCAATAAGACCATTGTCTGTGGAATTACCTCATGAAATTTACTCGTCTAGTCGTCGTGGCTCAAATACTCGGACTGCAAGGAGAAGATCAAGCTCCCTTTTTGAAGAAAGTCCTCCACAGGTGTTTCATGGCCCCTTGGGGGAGAGAGATAGTCAAAGACACATAACCATGGAAGGAATTACAGAG GTTTTACTAGCGCTGGAGAGGATTGAACAAGAAGCAGAGCTGACTTATGAG CAATTACTGGTGCTGGAGACTAATCTATTCCTTGGTGCTTTTGCCACCCTTGATCAGCATAGAGGCATGCGGATGGATATAGACAATATGTCCTATGAG GAGGAGTATATGGAGGGTGAAGAAGTTGGCCGGTTGCCATGTGAACACCAGTACCATGTGTGCTGCATTGGCCAGTGGCTTCGGCAGAAGAACTGGTGTCCAGTATGTAAAGCTTCAGCAGTACCTTCTATGGACTAG
- the LOC133918371 gene encoding putative adagio-like protein 2 → MEWDSDSEEEEEEEEEEVQAGGGDVAPGFSLAIEGVLGACGMVVSDALEPDFPIIYVNRGFEDATGYRAEEVLGRNCRFLQCRGPFAQRRHPLVDAAVVTEIRRCLEEGIEFQGDLLNFRKDGSPYMARLQLTPIYGDDETITHYMGIQFFNDSNVDLGPSPCSVTKELARSTWIAPDNTPRPTSVGKGNSWEHSNLFLLSEEVLCQKILSRLSPRDIASVNSVCKRLYHITMNEDLWRMVCQNAWGSEATRALETVAGSRSLAWGRLAQELTTLEAVAWRKLTVGGAVEPSRCNFSTCAVGNRVVLFGGEGLNMQPMNDTFVLDLNASKPEWRHINVSSAPPGRWGHTLSCLNGSRLVLFGGCGGQGLLNDVFILDLDAQHPTWREIPGLAPPVPRSWHSSSTLDGTKLVVSGGCADSGVLLSDTFLLDVTMEKPVWREIPASWTPPSRLGHSLSVYNGRKILMFGGLAKSGPLRLRSNDVFTLDLSEDKPCWRCITGSGMPGAGNPAGVGPPPRLDHVAVSLPGGRIVIFGGSVAGLHSASQLYLLDPTERKLTWRILNVPGHPPRFAWGHSTCVVGGTKAIVLGGQTGEEWMLTEIYELSLTSSLV, encoded by the exons ATGGAGTGGGACAGCgactccgaggaggaggaggaggaggaggaagaggaggtccAGGCGGGGGGCGGGGATGTGGCCCCAGGGTTCTCGCTGGCCATCGAGGGCGTGCTGGGCGCGTGCGGGATGGTGGTCTCCGACGCGCTCGAGCCCGACTTCCCCATCATCTACGTCAACCGCGGCTTCGAGGACGCCACCGGGTACCGCGCGGAGGAGGTGCTCGGGAGGAACTG CCGGTTTTTACAATGCAGAGGACCATTTGCTCAGAGGAGACACCCCCTTGTTGATGCTGCAGTAGTTACTGAGATTCGGAGATGTTTAGAGGAAGGGATTGAGTTCCAGGGTGATCTGTTGAATTTTAGAAAAGATGGTTCTCCATACATGGCGAGGCTGCAATTAACACCCATATACGGTGATGATGAAACAATAACACACTATATGGGCATTCAGTTCTTCAATGATTCTAATGTTGATTTGGGGCCGTCACCTTGCTCTGTAACAAAGGAACTTGCGAGATCTACATGGATTGCACCGGATAACACTCCCCGACCAACTTCAGTGGGAAAGGGTAACTCCTGGGAACATTCCAATCTCTTCCTACTGAGTGAGGAGGTGCTGTGCCAGAAGATCTTGTCAAGACTGTCGCCCAGGGATATAGCATCTGTAAACTCTGTTTGTAAGCGACTGTATCACATTACAATGAATGAAGACCTTTGGAGGATGGTTTGCCAGAATGCATGGGGCAGTGAGGCTACTAGGGCCCTTGAGACTGTGGCTGGATCAAGAAGTTTGGCATGGGGACGGCTAGCACAAGAGTTGACCACCCTGGAAGCTGTTGCATGGAGGAAATTGACAGTTGGGGGTGCAGTGGAGCCATCTCGCTGCAACTTCAGCACTTGTGCTGTAGGGAACCGTGTTGTCCTTTTTGGTGGAGAAGGTCTTAACATGCAACCGATGAATGATACATTTGTGCTGGACTTGAATGCCAGCAAGCCAGAATGGAGGCACATCAATGTGAGCTCAGCTCCTCCTGGTCGCTGGGGCCATACTCTATCATGCCTAAATGGATCACGGTTGGTTTTGTTTGGTGGCTGTGGAGGGCAGGGGCTCCTCAATGATGTGTTCATTTTGGATCTGGATGCACAACATCCAACTTGGCGTGAGATTCCTGGCCTTGCACCACCAGTTCCCCGGTCATGGCATAGCTCTTCCACATTAGATGGGACAAAGCTGGTGGTTTCTGGTGGCTGTGCTGACTCTGGTGTGCTACTCAGTGATACTTTCCTTCTAGATGTAACAATGGAAAAGCCTGTTTGGAGAGAGATACCTGCATCTTGGACTCCACCTTCTAGACTGGGGCACTCACTCTCCGTCTACAATGGAAGGAAAATCCTGATGTTTGGTGGTCTTGCTAAAAGTGGTCCTCTACGACTCAGGTCTAATGATGTATTCACATTGGATTTAAGTGAAGATAAGCCATGCTGGCGGTGCATCACTGGCAGTGGGATGCCAGGAGCTGGTAATCCTGCTGGAGTTGGCCCACCTCCTCGCCTTGATCATGTTGCCGTGAGCCTTCCTGGAGGAAGAATTGTGATATTTGGCGGGTCAGTGGCAGGTCTTCACTCTGCTTCACAGCTTTACCTCCTAGATCCAACTGAACGGAAGCTTACCTGGAGGATTCTGAATGTTCCAGGGCACCCTCCACGGTTCGCCTGGGGCCACAGCACTTGTGTCGTGGGAGGGACAAAGGCAATAGTTCTTGGAGGACAAACTGGAGAAGAGTGGATGCTAACTGAAATATATGAACTTTCCCTAACAAGCTCGTTAGTTTAA
- the LOC133918369 gene encoding uncharacterized protein LOC133918369 isoform X4: MEEYSNRRSKTEIGFLRRGSRIPLRNQSSEERISHNSDGPGNSMRLNPMKTRMADDQERPRYLRDPFKSSSSKVTLASCSKFPLGKFEEKRRQSLSVGVDIAESSSRRKAEVKNLEGSKNNAAEDDIPDALQTETDDFTTEQGQLLPPDHLVSLSAGFSDISAHTVESLVRSASLSSRTHRQKDKELNLGAPGACSSSFTDRSRIPGNSTVGVKPSYGHVSGVQRRGLKNIACTSVPDVQPSGCPFDSIHNRRFEAMRKRASVRESSSRSRSLNGPSNIGHSPLTHIRDTGPRIRTREQPPSQQMMQRSSRNHQDLVVSVRTRRSSPQVTKLRVSEEREDVMLSLNDSSKRNQQSDQSHFSFTETSPESSIRPLSVELPHEIYSSSRRGSNTRTARRRSSSLFEESPPQVFHGPLGERDSQRHITMEGITEVLLALERIEQEAELTYEHRGMRMDIDNMSYEEEYMEGEEVGRLPCEHQYHVCCIGQWLRQKNWCPVCKASAVPSMD; this comes from the exons ATGGAGGAATATTCAAATAGGAGATCTAAAACAGAAATTGGATTTCTCAGAAGGGGTTCCAGAATCCCTTTGAGAAATCAAAGTTCTGAAGAGAGGATCAGTCACAACAGTGATGGACCGGGAAACAGCATGAGACTCAATCCTATGAAAACCAGGATGGCTGATGATCAAGAGAGACCAAGATATTTGCGTGATCCGTTTAAATCTTCAAGCTCAAAAGTTACGCTTGCAAGCTGTTCCAAATTTCCACTTGGAAAGTTTGAGGAAAAGCGAAGGCAGTCTTTGTCGGTAGGTGTTGACATTGCTGAAAGTAGTAGTAGAAGAAAGGCTGAGGTCAAGAATCTGGAGGGTAGTAAGAACAATGCTGCAGAGGACGATATTCCAGACGCTCTGCAAACTGAGACAGATGATTTTACTACTGAACAAGGTCAATTGTTACCACCTGATCATCTAGTTTCGCTTTCTGCTGGTTTTTCAGATATTTCTGCACATACAGTTGAGTCCTTGGTTAGGAGTGCTTCACTAAGTTCTAGGACACATAGACAAAAGGATAAAGAATTGAATTTGGGTGCGCCAGGAGCTTGCTCTTCGTCTTTTACTGATCGGTCTAGAATACCTGGAAATTCTACCGTTGGTGTGAAGCCATCTTATGGTCACGTTAGTGGAGTACAGAGGCGTGGTCTTAAAAACATTGCTTGTACTTCAGTACCTGATGTTCAACCATCAGGTTGCCCATTTGATTCTATTCATAATAGGAGGTTTGAGGCTATGAGAAAGAGGGCTTCTGTCCGGGAAAGCTCTTCCAGATCAAGGAGCTTAAATGGACCGTCCAATATAGGTCATTCACCTCTTACACATATTCGCGATACTGGTCCTCGAATTAGAACGAGGGAACAACCACCTTCTCAACAAATGATGCAAAGAAGCAGCAGAAATCATCAGGATTTGGTAGTGTCAGTAAGGACTAGACGATCTTCTCCTCAGGTCACTAAACTCAGAGTGTCTGAGGAAAGAGAGGATGTCATGCTTTCCCTTAACGACTCATCCAAAAGGAATCAACAGTCAGATCAGTCACACTTTTCTTTCACAGAAACCTCTCCAGAGAGCTCAATAAGACCATTGTCTGTGGAATTACCTCATGAAATTTACTCGTCTAGTCGTCGTGGCTCAAATACTCGGACTGCAAGGAGAAGATCAAGCTCCCTTTTTGAAGAAAGTCCTCCACAGGTGTTTCATGGCCCCTTGGGGGAGAGAGATAGTCAAAGACACATAACCATGGAAGGAATTACAGAG GTTTTACTAGCGCTGGAGAGGATTGAACAAGAAGCAGAGCTGACTTATGAG CATAGAGGCATGCGGATGGATATAGACAATATGTCCTATGAG GAGGAGTATATGGAGGGTGAAGAAGTTGGCCGGTTGCCATGTGAACACCAGTACCATGTGTGCTGCATTGGCCAGTGGCTTCGGCAGAAGAACTGGTGTCCAGTATGTAAAGCTTCAGCAGTACCTTCTATGGACTAG
- the LOC133918369 gene encoding uncharacterized protein LOC133918369 isoform X2: MEEYSNRRSKTEIGFLRRGSRIPLRNQSSEERISHNSDGPGNSMRLNPMKTRMADDQERPRYLRDPFKSSSSKVTLASCSKFPLGKFEEKRRQSLSVGVDIAESSSRRKAEVKNLEGSKNNAAEDDIPDALQTETDDFTTEQGQLLPPDHLVSLSAGFSDISAHTVESLVRSASLSSRTHRQKDKELNLGAPGACSSSFTDRSRIPGNSTVGVKPSYGHVSGVQRRGLKNIACTSVPDVQPSGCPFDSIHNRRFEAMRKRASVRESSSRSRSLNGPSNIGHSPLTHIRDTGPRIRTREQPPSQQMMQRSSRNHQDLVVSVRTRRSSPQVTKLRVSEEREDVMLSLNDSSKRNQQSDQSHFSFTETSPESSIRPLSVELPHEIYSSSRRGSNTRTARRRSSSLFEESPPQVFHGPLGERDSQRHITMEGITEVLLALERIEQEAELTYEHRGMRMDIDNMSYEELLALEERIGSVSTALSEEQFAKCFRRNIYSPVAAEVNESVSDDIKCSICQEEYMEGEEVGRLPCEHQYHVCCIGQWLRQKNWCPVCKASAVPSMD; encoded by the exons ATGGAGGAATATTCAAATAGGAGATCTAAAACAGAAATTGGATTTCTCAGAAGGGGTTCCAGAATCCCTTTGAGAAATCAAAGTTCTGAAGAGAGGATCAGTCACAACAGTGATGGACCGGGAAACAGCATGAGACTCAATCCTATGAAAACCAGGATGGCTGATGATCAAGAGAGACCAAGATATTTGCGTGATCCGTTTAAATCTTCAAGCTCAAAAGTTACGCTTGCAAGCTGTTCCAAATTTCCACTTGGAAAGTTTGAGGAAAAGCGAAGGCAGTCTTTGTCGGTAGGTGTTGACATTGCTGAAAGTAGTAGTAGAAGAAAGGCTGAGGTCAAGAATCTGGAGGGTAGTAAGAACAATGCTGCAGAGGACGATATTCCAGACGCTCTGCAAACTGAGACAGATGATTTTACTACTGAACAAGGTCAATTGTTACCACCTGATCATCTAGTTTCGCTTTCTGCTGGTTTTTCAGATATTTCTGCACATACAGTTGAGTCCTTGGTTAGGAGTGCTTCACTAAGTTCTAGGACACATAGACAAAAGGATAAAGAATTGAATTTGGGTGCGCCAGGAGCTTGCTCTTCGTCTTTTACTGATCGGTCTAGAATACCTGGAAATTCTACCGTTGGTGTGAAGCCATCTTATGGTCACGTTAGTGGAGTACAGAGGCGTGGTCTTAAAAACATTGCTTGTACTTCAGTACCTGATGTTCAACCATCAGGTTGCCCATTTGATTCTATTCATAATAGGAGGTTTGAGGCTATGAGAAAGAGGGCTTCTGTCCGGGAAAGCTCTTCCAGATCAAGGAGCTTAAATGGACCGTCCAATATAGGTCATTCACCTCTTACACATATTCGCGATACTGGTCCTCGAATTAGAACGAGGGAACAACCACCTTCTCAACAAATGATGCAAAGAAGCAGCAGAAATCATCAGGATTTGGTAGTGTCAGTAAGGACTAGACGATCTTCTCCTCAGGTCACTAAACTCAGAGTGTCTGAGGAAAGAGAGGATGTCATGCTTTCCCTTAACGACTCATCCAAAAGGAATCAACAGTCAGATCAGTCACACTTTTCTTTCACAGAAACCTCTCCAGAGAGCTCAATAAGACCATTGTCTGTGGAATTACCTCATGAAATTTACTCGTCTAGTCGTCGTGGCTCAAATACTCGGACTGCAAGGAGAAGATCAAGCTCCCTTTTTGAAGAAAGTCCTCCACAGGTGTTTCATGGCCCCTTGGGGGAGAGAGATAGTCAAAGACACATAACCATGGAAGGAATTACAGAG GTTTTACTAGCGCTGGAGAGGATTGAACAAGAAGCAGAGCTGACTTATGAG CATAGAGGCATGCGGATGGATATAGACAATATGTCCTATGAG GAATTATTGGCATTAGAAGAGAGAATAGGCTCAGTAAGCACTGCCCTTTCTGAAGAGCAATTCGCAAAATGCTTCAGAAGAAATATATATAGTCCAGTTGCTGCAGAAGTAAACGAATCAGTCTCAGATGACATCAAATGCAGCATATGCCAG GAGGAGTATATGGAGGGTGAAGAAGTTGGCCGGTTGCCATGTGAACACCAGTACCATGTGTGCTGCATTGGCCAGTGGCTTCGGCAGAAGAACTGGTGTCCAGTATGTAAAGCTTCAGCAGTACCTTCTATGGACTAG
- the LOC133918369 gene encoding uncharacterized protein LOC133918369 isoform X1 — protein sequence MEEYSNRRSKTEIGFLRRGSRIPLRNQSSEERISHNSDGPGNSMRLNPMKTRMADDQERPRYLRDPFKSSSSKVTLASCSKFPLGKFEEKRRQSLSVGVDIAESSSRRKAEVKNLEGSKNNAAEDDIPDALQTETDDFTTEQGQLLPPDHLVSLSAGFSDISAHTVESLVRSASLSSRTHRQKDKELNLGAPGACSSSFTDRSRIPGNSTVGVKPSYGHVSGVQRRGLKNIACTSVPDVQPSGCPFDSIHNRRFEAMRKRASVRESSSRSRSLNGPSNIGHSPLTHIRDTGPRIRTREQPPSQQMMQRSSRNHQDLVVSVRTRRSSPQVTKLRVSEEREDVMLSLNDSSKRNQQSDQSHFSFTETSPESSIRPLSVELPHEIYSSSRRGSNTRTARRRSSSLFEESPPQVFHGPLGERDSQRHITMEGITEVLLALERIEQEAELTYEQLLVLETNLFLGAFATLDQHRGMRMDIDNMSYEELLALEERIGSVSTALSEEQFAKCFRRNIYSPVAAEVNESVSDDIKCSICQEEYMEGEEVGRLPCEHQYHVCCIGQWLRQKNWCPVCKASAVPSMD from the exons ATGGAGGAATATTCAAATAGGAGATCTAAAACAGAAATTGGATTTCTCAGAAGGGGTTCCAGAATCCCTTTGAGAAATCAAAGTTCTGAAGAGAGGATCAGTCACAACAGTGATGGACCGGGAAACAGCATGAGACTCAATCCTATGAAAACCAGGATGGCTGATGATCAAGAGAGACCAAGATATTTGCGTGATCCGTTTAAATCTTCAAGCTCAAAAGTTACGCTTGCAAGCTGTTCCAAATTTCCACTTGGAAAGTTTGAGGAAAAGCGAAGGCAGTCTTTGTCGGTAGGTGTTGACATTGCTGAAAGTAGTAGTAGAAGAAAGGCTGAGGTCAAGAATCTGGAGGGTAGTAAGAACAATGCTGCAGAGGACGATATTCCAGACGCTCTGCAAACTGAGACAGATGATTTTACTACTGAACAAGGTCAATTGTTACCACCTGATCATCTAGTTTCGCTTTCTGCTGGTTTTTCAGATATTTCTGCACATACAGTTGAGTCCTTGGTTAGGAGTGCTTCACTAAGTTCTAGGACACATAGACAAAAGGATAAAGAATTGAATTTGGGTGCGCCAGGAGCTTGCTCTTCGTCTTTTACTGATCGGTCTAGAATACCTGGAAATTCTACCGTTGGTGTGAAGCCATCTTATGGTCACGTTAGTGGAGTACAGAGGCGTGGTCTTAAAAACATTGCTTGTACTTCAGTACCTGATGTTCAACCATCAGGTTGCCCATTTGATTCTATTCATAATAGGAGGTTTGAGGCTATGAGAAAGAGGGCTTCTGTCCGGGAAAGCTCTTCCAGATCAAGGAGCTTAAATGGACCGTCCAATATAGGTCATTCACCTCTTACACATATTCGCGATACTGGTCCTCGAATTAGAACGAGGGAACAACCACCTTCTCAACAAATGATGCAAAGAAGCAGCAGAAATCATCAGGATTTGGTAGTGTCAGTAAGGACTAGACGATCTTCTCCTCAGGTCACTAAACTCAGAGTGTCTGAGGAAAGAGAGGATGTCATGCTTTCCCTTAACGACTCATCCAAAAGGAATCAACAGTCAGATCAGTCACACTTTTCTTTCACAGAAACCTCTCCAGAGAGCTCAATAAGACCATTGTCTGTGGAATTACCTCATGAAATTTACTCGTCTAGTCGTCGTGGCTCAAATACTCGGACTGCAAGGAGAAGATCAAGCTCCCTTTTTGAAGAAAGTCCTCCACAGGTGTTTCATGGCCCCTTGGGGGAGAGAGATAGTCAAAGACACATAACCATGGAAGGAATTACAGAG GTTTTACTAGCGCTGGAGAGGATTGAACAAGAAGCAGAGCTGACTTATGAG CAATTACTGGTGCTGGAGACTAATCTATTCCTTGGTGCTTTTGCCACCCTTGATCAGCATAGAGGCATGCGGATGGATATAGACAATATGTCCTATGAG GAATTATTGGCATTAGAAGAGAGAATAGGCTCAGTAAGCACTGCCCTTTCTGAAGAGCAATTCGCAAAATGCTTCAGAAGAAATATATATAGTCCAGTTGCTGCAGAAGTAAACGAATCAGTCTCAGATGACATCAAATGCAGCATATGCCAG GAGGAGTATATGGAGGGTGAAGAAGTTGGCCGGTTGCCATGTGAACACCAGTACCATGTGTGCTGCATTGGCCAGTGGCTTCGGCAGAAGAACTGGTGTCCAGTATGTAAAGCTTCAGCAGTACCTTCTATGGACTAG